A section of the Desulfomonile tiedjei genome encodes:
- the dsrB gene encoding dissimilatory-type sulfite reductase subunit beta has translation MPYDPNDPLKDRITDIGPRYFRDFFPPVIEKNFGKWLYHEILEPGVLVHVAESGDEIYTVRVGAARLMSIELLREICDVADKHCNGYLRFTTRNNVEFLLDSKDKVKPLLDDLKGRKFDGGSNKFPVGGTGAGITNIVHTQGWAHCHTPAIDASGVVKAVMDGIYDEFGNMRLPAPVRVSLACCLNMCGAVHCSDIAILGIHRKPPMIDHEWIDKLCELPLAIAACPTAAIKPAKTEAGGKTLEVNADRCMFCGNCYTMCAAMPLADELGSGIAILVGGKLSNRMSRPKFSKVVIPFIPNEPPRWPSTVNAVKKIVDVYAKDAKKYERLGDWAARIGWERFFEKTEIPFTHHLIDDYRFAYTTWRTSTQFKF, from the coding sequence ATGCCTTACGATCCCAACGATCCTCTAAAGGATAGAATTACAGATATAGGACCAAGATATTTCAGGGACTTCTTCCCGCCCGTCATCGAGAAAAACTTCGGCAAATGGCTCTATCACGAGATACTGGAGCCGGGCGTGCTGGTCCACGTCGCCGAAAGCGGTGATGAAATCTACACAGTTCGCGTGGGCGCCGCGCGGCTCATGAGCATCGAACTCCTTCGCGAGATCTGTGACGTCGCAGACAAACACTGCAACGGTTACCTGCGCTTTACCACGAGGAACAACGTCGAGTTCCTGCTGGATAGCAAAGATAAGGTAAAACCGCTGCTCGACGACCTCAAGGGCAGAAAGTTTGACGGTGGCTCGAACAAATTCCCGGTCGGCGGCACCGGCGCAGGCATCACCAACATAGTCCACACCCAGGGTTGGGCGCATTGCCATACTCCGGCCATTGACGCATCCGGTGTGGTCAAGGCGGTGATGGACGGTATCTATGATGAATTCGGGAACATGCGGCTCCCCGCTCCCGTAAGAGTCTCCTTGGCGTGCTGCCTGAACATGTGCGGCGCGGTCCACTGCTCTGACATCGCGATCCTTGGAATTCACCGTAAACCCCCAATGATCGACCATGAGTGGATCGACAAGCTTTGCGAGCTTCCGCTTGCAATCGCGGCCTGCCCGACCGCGGCCATCAAGCCTGCCAAGACCGAGGCAGGCGGCAAGACGTTGGAAGTCAATGCCGACCGCTGCATGTTCTGCGGCAACTGCTACACCATGTGTGCAGCAATGCCTCTGGCCGACGAACTGGGCAGCGGCATCGCCATCCTGGTCGGCGGCAAGCTTTCCAACAGGATGAGCAGACCAAAGTTCTCCAAGGTGGTCATTCCGTTTATTCCCAATGAGCCCCCGCGCTGGCCGAGCACTGTTAACGCAGTCAAGAAGATCGTCGATGTCTATGCGAAGGATGCCAAGAAGTATGAGAGACTCGGCGACTGGGCGGCGAGGATAGGATGGGAAAGGTTC
- a CDS encoding ATP-dependent DNA helicase: MDHAKKIRAILGPSGILASSMTGYEHREQQVRMAIEVFEALVSEDRLVIEAPTGTGKTLAYLVAASLSRKKVAISTGTKNLQEQLFYKDIPFVRERIFPELKAALLKGRGNFVCHARMRTYLRQPHLQGFVGSQSVEQILKWYRDTRKTGQGDRAELHNLPDDDPVWMEICSTSESCLGKACSDRDECFVHKMRSKAAAADLMIVNHHLLASDLAVKESGFGEVIPRYEALIADEAHGLEDAATQHFGFHVSYHRLSRLFRDVRTELGPRGPKSAKFQTLLADGEDLIRRLFRKFQDVTTPTNVLNLIDAELIEIRDALCSNLAVFASMVPNLPEVSEELEGLTHRAVDLRGELETIITEQPTGDYACWVERRDRNPVLHASPVEVGGMFRSRLYEKVPSIAFTSATLSSGGTFDYFKSRLGLDGDPQPSETILDSPFDFAAQTMLYIPRSIPEPNAPGFTDALAGILQEVLAATHGRAFVLFTSYRNMEIVYGKLEGVVPFPLLLQGSRPKGKLLSEFRERKGAVLFATSSFWEGVDVQGEALSCVIIDRLPFSPPNDPIVAARTERIRRQGGDPFYSFQVPMAVLALKQGLGRLIRTRSDRGVLCILDIRILTKPYGRVFRASLHDSPLSRDHQAIDEFFSTDHSDCQN, translated from the coding sequence ATGGACCACGCCAAAAAAATCCGGGCAATCTTGGGACCAAGCGGAATCCTGGCTTCTTCCATGACAGGATACGAACACCGCGAGCAACAGGTGCGAATGGCGATCGAGGTATTCGAGGCCCTTGTTTCAGAGGATCGCCTGGTGATAGAAGCCCCCACCGGGACGGGCAAGACTCTGGCCTATCTGGTTGCGGCTTCGCTTTCCAGAAAAAAGGTCGCCATATCCACGGGAACGAAAAACCTTCAAGAACAGCTCTTCTACAAGGATATCCCATTCGTCCGCGAGAGAATCTTTCCTGAGCTGAAAGCAGCCCTTCTAAAGGGGCGGGGAAATTTCGTTTGCCACGCGAGAATGCGAACATACCTTCGCCAGCCGCACTTGCAGGGGTTTGTCGGCTCCCAGTCAGTGGAGCAGATCCTTAAATGGTATCGAGATACCCGCAAGACAGGGCAAGGGGACCGAGCGGAACTGCACAATCTGCCTGATGACGATCCGGTCTGGATGGAAATCTGTTCCACCTCCGAGAGTTGTCTCGGAAAGGCATGTTCAGACAGGGACGAGTGCTTTGTTCACAAAATGAGATCCAAAGCCGCGGCCGCGGATCTGATGATAGTAAATCACCATCTGTTGGCATCGGACCTCGCGGTCAAGGAGTCCGGCTTCGGCGAGGTAATCCCTCGGTACGAAGCCTTAATTGCGGACGAAGCCCACGGCCTGGAGGACGCGGCCACCCAGCATTTTGGCTTTCACGTCAGCTATCATCGCCTCTCCAGGCTTTTCCGGGACGTGCGCACCGAATTGGGACCGCGAGGCCCCAAATCGGCAAAGTTTCAGACCCTATTGGCAGACGGCGAGGATTTGATCCGCAGGCTTTTCAGAAAATTCCAGGATGTCACTACACCCACCAACGTCTTGAATTTGATAGATGCCGAACTTATCGAGATCCGCGACGCCCTCTGCTCCAACCTGGCGGTTTTCGCGTCCATGGTACCCAACCTCCCCGAGGTCTCAGAGGAATTGGAGGGCCTGACCCACCGAGCGGTGGATTTGCGGGGTGAACTCGAAACCATAATAACGGAACAACCCACAGGCGACTATGCTTGCTGGGTTGAACGGCGGGATCGAAATCCAGTGCTCCACGCGTCTCCGGTGGAGGTGGGAGGAATGTTCAGATCCAGACTTTACGAGAAAGTCCCTTCCATAGCATTTACCTCGGCAACTCTCTCTTCCGGAGGTACCTTCGACTACTTCAAATCGCGCCTGGGTCTCGATGGAGACCCCCAACCCTCGGAGACCATTCTGGATTCGCCGTTCGATTTTGCTGCTCAGACCATGCTCTATATTCCTCGTTCGATCCCGGAGCCCAATGCTCCGGGATTCACTGACGCGCTGGCGGGTATTCTCCAGGAGGTGCTGGCGGCTACGCACGGGAGGGCCTTTGTCCTCTTTACGTCCTACCGGAACATGGAAATCGTCTATGGAAAGCTTGAAGGCGTTGTTCCGTTTCCGTTGCTGCTTCAGGGCTCCAGACCCAAGGGCAAGCTTCTGAGCGAGTTCAGGGAGCGCAAAGGAGCTGTGCTGTTTGCCACGTCATCCTTCTGGGAGGGGGTGGACGTTCAAGGAGAAGCCCTGTCCTGTGTCATAATAGATAGGCTCCCGTTCTCTCCGCCGAACGACCCGATAGTGGCGGCCAGGACCGAAAGGATACGCCGGCAAGGTGGCGACCCGTTTTACTCCTTTCAGGTTCCGATGGCCGTCTTGGCGCTCAAGCAAGGCCTTGGCAGGTTGATCCGGACCCGTTCCGACCGGGGGGTCCTGTGCATACTTGATATTCGTATCCTCACCAAGCCTTATGGCCGGGTCTTTCGAGCCAGCCTTCACGACAGTCCCTTGAGTCGAGACCATCAGGCCATCGACGAGTTTTTCTCCACGGATCATAGCGATTGTCAGAATTAG
- the cobB gene encoding hydrogenobyrinic acid a,c-diamide synthase (glutamine-hydrolyzing), with product MMGKMKVPRVMIAALKGGAGKTVLSVGLIAALRARGLSLGVFKKGPDYIDAGWLGLAAGGDCFNLDAYLLDSDTLRASFAARSLGKDFALVEGNRGLFDGVDSSGSYSTAELAKLLKAPVILIVDATKVTRTAAALVLGCRILDRDLDIKGVILNRVAGTRHETVLRESIEDITSIPVIGSVLKLPLENFPQRHLGLLPLHEHPQALEFVEDAARVVKQCVDLDKVVEIGSTAEELVPAGLGRLPEVTAPRGSSGIRIGILKDSAFQFYYPENLEALTNKGADLVEISALSAKELPELDALYIGGGFPETHAERLAGNIGLKESLRAAVDKGLPVYAECGGLMYLSRSLRMDENIFPMVGIFPVDSVLERRPQGHGYIRVEVAGPNPFYPQGVVLTGHEFHYSYVTPQADDVGCYAFRVLRGHGMDGVRDGICSANAMGTYVHVHALGEPLWAEGILKKADEFRAYRRAH from the coding sequence ATGATGGGGAAGATGAAAGTTCCAAGAGTAATGATCGCGGCTCTCAAAGGCGGTGCAGGAAAGACGGTCCTCTCCGTTGGCCTGATAGCCGCGCTTCGGGCTCGGGGCCTCTCGCTGGGAGTGTTCAAGAAAGGCCCCGATTACATCGACGCGGGGTGGCTTGGACTGGCCGCGGGAGGGGATTGTTTCAATCTCGACGCATACCTTCTTGACAGTGACACCTTGCGGGCTTCTTTCGCTGCAAGGTCCCTTGGCAAGGACTTTGCCCTCGTGGAGGGAAACCGTGGGCTTTTCGACGGAGTGGATTCATCGGGGAGCTACAGCACGGCGGAGCTGGCAAAGCTCTTGAAGGCCCCTGTCATCTTGATCGTGGACGCAACCAAAGTCACGAGGACTGCGGCCGCGCTGGTTTTGGGGTGTCGGATCCTGGACCGTGATCTGGACATTAAGGGTGTGATACTGAATCGAGTGGCCGGTACGCGCCATGAAACGGTCCTAAGAGAGTCGATTGAAGACATAACATCAATTCCGGTAATCGGTTCAGTCCTGAAATTGCCCCTAGAGAACTTTCCACAAAGGCATCTGGGCCTTTTGCCGTTGCACGAGCATCCTCAAGCCCTGGAGTTTGTTGAAGATGCGGCGCGCGTGGTGAAGCAGTGCGTTGATCTGGACAAGGTCGTTGAAATTGGCTCAACTGCTGAGGAATTAGTGCCTGCTGGACTGGGCAGGCTGCCGGAAGTCACAGCCCCGCGCGGCTCTTCCGGAATTCGCATCGGCATTTTGAAGGACTCAGCGTTTCAGTTTTACTACCCTGAGAATCTCGAAGCCCTTACGAACAAGGGAGCTGATCTGGTTGAAATCAGCGCTCTTTCAGCCAAAGAACTTCCGGAACTTGACGCACTGTATATTGGGGGCGGTTTTCCTGAGACTCATGCCGAACGTTTGGCCGGTAATATCGGGCTTAAGGAGTCTTTGAGGGCCGCGGTCGATAAGGGCTTGCCCGTTTACGCGGAATGCGGCGGTCTGATGTATCTGTCTCGCAGTCTTCGCATGGACGAAAATATCTTTCCCATGGTGGGGATATTCCCCGTGGACTCCGTCTTGGAGAGAAGGCCGCAGGGACACGGTTACATCCGAGTGGAAGTTGCAGGTCCGAATCCTTTCTATCCGCAAGGAGTCGTGCTCACCGGGCATGAGTTTCACTATTCGTACGTCACTCCACAGGCCGACGATGTGGGTTGTTACGCGTTCAGGGTCTTAAGAGGCCACGGCATGGACGGCGTCCGCGACGGCATATGTTCCGCCAATGCTATGGGGACTTACGTGCATGTGCACGCCCTCGGTGAGCCTCTGTGGGCCGAAGGCATTCTTAAGAAAGCGGATGAGTTCCGGGCGTACCGTCGGGCCCACTGA
- a CDS encoding MlaE family lipid ABC transporter permease subunit, with protein MSGEHAGSQDFAIKVDEKTFDRLYLRLSGKISMQNAELVREELVAQVRSQPLKNVVIDLGAVEYFDSAGAAVLMEVQSVCRQLDNSLKLEHVPKRIQTFLDLIGFEEYQTASILGPRPAPSLLTQIGDGALKFYNNAVDILTFIGAAVVASAQDLARPRQVKWDPLWKLIERSGSDAIPIVTILNFLQGAILAFQAAIQLRKFGANIFVADLVSVSICLEMGPLLTALIVSGRSGAAYAAQIGTMQVNEEIDALRIMAIDPIRYLVVPRIIAVAFVLPCLTLFADLVGVVGGCIVAVVSLDLTPLSYFNQVHKILEVSDVVKGLVKSFTFGIEIAMIGCLRGFQVRGGAENVGRATTSAVVTCIFLLTVTDAFFAALFHYLPGVPW; from the coding sequence TTGTCTGGTGAACATGCCGGCTCGCAGGACTTCGCGATCAAGGTCGATGAGAAAACCTTCGATCGGCTCTATTTGAGGCTCTCCGGAAAAATTTCCATGCAAAATGCAGAACTGGTGCGGGAAGAGCTTGTCGCACAGGTAAGATCTCAACCACTCAAGAACGTGGTCATAGACCTTGGGGCTGTAGAGTATTTCGACAGCGCGGGCGCGGCAGTTTTGATGGAGGTTCAGAGCGTTTGCAGACAATTGGACAATTCTCTAAAGCTCGAGCACGTTCCGAAGCGGATTCAGACCTTTCTTGATCTCATCGGATTTGAGGAATACCAAACCGCAAGCATCCTGGGGCCTCGGCCCGCTCCAAGCCTTTTGACCCAAATTGGCGATGGGGCTCTAAAATTTTATAACAACGCGGTGGATATCCTCACGTTCATTGGGGCCGCGGTGGTGGCATCGGCCCAGGACCTGGCTCGGCCAAGACAGGTTAAGTGGGATCCCCTATGGAAACTGATAGAGCGGAGCGGCTCCGACGCGATTCCAATTGTAACCATTCTGAACTTCCTACAGGGCGCGATTCTGGCGTTCCAGGCCGCGATTCAGCTCCGCAAGTTCGGCGCCAACATCTTTGTGGCCGATCTCGTAAGTGTTTCCATTTGCCTGGAAATGGGGCCGCTTTTGACGGCCCTTATTGTCTCCGGCCGCTCGGGAGCTGCTTATGCGGCTCAAATCGGCACCATGCAAGTCAACGAGGAAATCGATGCGCTGCGCATAATGGCGATCGATCCCATTCGTTACCTCGTGGTCCCGAGGATCATAGCTGTGGCTTTTGTCCTCCCGTGCCTTACACTTTTCGCGGACCTGGTGGGCGTCGTGGGGGGCTGCATCGTGGCGGTTGTGTCTCTGGACCTGACTCCACTGAGTTATTTCAACCAGGTACACAAAATTCTGGAAGTCAGCGACGTGGTGAAAGGATTGGTGAAGAGCTTTACGTTCGGCATCGAGATAGCGATGATTGGCTGCCTCAGGGGATTTCAAGTCCGGGGAGGGGCTGAGAATGTGGGCCGGGCTACCACATCGGCCGTAGTGACCTGCATTTTTCTTTTGACGGTCACTGATGCTTTCTTTGCTGCCTTGTTCCACTATCTTCCAGGAGTTCCGTGGTGA
- a CDS encoding ATP-binding cassette domain-containing protein: MANEAQPPTGGASPVISVRNLTAGYGDQNIIEDVSFDVESGEILAIIGRSGCGKTTLFKAMIGLLEPTSGYVAVEGDKVIPVAQGGAERVLRKIGVLFQSGALFTSMSLAENVALPLRQYTELPERIIEQLVVLKLAEVGLAGSERLLPSELSGGMQKRGALARAMALDPKILFFDEPSAGLDPVTSAGLDRTILRINESLGATIVIVTHEIASVLNVARRVIMLDAEEKTVIAEGIPAELKEHSTDPRVQGFFNRSPEGE; the protein is encoded by the coding sequence ATGGCTAATGAAGCACAACCACCCACAGGTGGGGCCTCGCCGGTCATATCAGTGAGGAACCTCACAGCCGGATACGGTGACCAAAACATCATCGAGGATGTCTCCTTCGATGTGGAGTCCGGCGAAATTCTGGCCATTATCGGCAGGTCCGGCTGCGGCAAAACCACATTGTTCAAGGCCATGATCGGGCTCTTGGAACCAACGAGTGGCTATGTCGCGGTCGAAGGGGATAAAGTAATCCCGGTCGCGCAAGGGGGGGCCGAGCGGGTGCTGAGAAAAATCGGAGTATTGTTTCAGTCGGGCGCTCTGTTCACTTCGATGAGTCTGGCGGAAAACGTGGCCCTTCCGCTTCGGCAGTACACGGAACTGCCGGAAAGAATCATCGAACAACTCGTCGTTCTCAAGCTCGCTGAAGTAGGACTGGCCGGATCTGAGAGGTTACTTCCGTCGGAACTGAGCGGCGGGATGCAAAAGAGAGGCGCATTGGCCAGGGCCATGGCGCTTGATCCAAAGATCCTGTTCTTCGACGAACCGTCCGCGGGCCTGGACCCGGTAACCAGCGCGGGGCTCGATCGAACTATTCTGCGGATTAATGAGAGCCTGGGCGCCACCATAGTCATAGTCACTCATGAGATTGCCAGTGTTCTTAACGTGGCGCGGCGCGTGATCATGCTGGACGCCGAAGAAAAAACCGTCATTGCCGAAGGAATCCCGGCCGAACTCAAGGAGCATTCGACCGATCCACGGGTACAGGGGTTCTTTAATCGTTCACCCGAAGGGGAATAG
- a CDS encoding cobyrinate a,c-diamide synthase — MPVKREIPRIVTAALKGGAGKTFITVGLVAAFRKRGLSPAAFKKGPDYIDAGWLGLAAGDHCYNLDSYLFDQETVKASFVRRSSGKGLAVVEGNRGLFDGVDSAGSYSTSELAKLLKAPVILIIDATKVTRTAASFVVGCRALDPQLDLRGVILNRVAGARHESILRESIEDASGIPVIGSIRKLRMENFPQRHLGLLPLHEHPGAKEFISEAVSVVEQSVDIERVMKIARAAEQFPVQDISESCPDIKLSPRSCVRIGILKDSAFQFYYPENLEALERSGARLVEISALEPRELPDIDGLYIGGGFPETNAVPLAENRVFKDSLVQAVRRGLPVYAECGGLMYLSRNLIIDEKLYPMVGVFPIDTVLHRKPQGLGYVRVEVTGQNPFYPRGVELTGHEFHYSSVGNMEQAESGCAFRVLRGRGMDGIRDGICAHNVLATYVHIHALGEPLWAEGIINRALEFRAMQPGAAEMDSCT, encoded by the coding sequence ATGCCAGTGAAACGTGAGATTCCCCGCATTGTTACTGCGGCCCTCAAAGGAGGAGCAGGCAAGACGTTCATCACCGTAGGCCTCGTTGCCGCGTTCCGAAAGCGCGGCTTGTCCCCGGCCGCGTTCAAGAAGGGGCCCGATTACATAGACGCGGGCTGGCTTGGGTTGGCCGCGGGCGATCACTGCTACAACCTGGACAGCTACCTTTTCGATCAAGAAACTGTGAAAGCCTCGTTTGTGCGCAGGTCTTCCGGCAAGGGTTTGGCTGTAGTGGAAGGCAATCGAGGCCTGTTCGACGGGGTTGACTCCGCTGGAAGTTACAGCACCTCTGAACTTGCCAAGCTGCTCAAAGCTCCCGTGATACTCATCATAGACGCGACCAAGGTGACCCGGACCGCGGCCTCCTTTGTTGTGGGCTGTAGAGCGTTAGACCCGCAACTGGACTTGAGGGGAGTAATCCTGAACCGAGTAGCCGGTGCTCGGCATGAAAGCATTCTGCGAGAATCCATCGAAGACGCGTCTGGGATTCCTGTGATCGGATCGATCAGGAAGTTGAGGATGGAGAATTTTCCTCAAAGACACCTTGGACTTCTGCCCTTGCACGAACACCCGGGGGCCAAGGAGTTCATTTCAGAGGCTGTAAGCGTGGTCGAGCAATCTGTGGACATCGAGCGTGTCATGAAAATCGCGCGCGCTGCCGAGCAATTTCCTGTGCAGGATATTTCCGAATCCTGTCCGGACATCAAGCTATCCCCACGGTCATGTGTGAGAATAGGGATACTTAAGGACTCGGCATTCCAGTTTTATTACCCCGAGAATCTGGAGGCGCTGGAAAGAAGCGGCGCGCGACTGGTGGAAATAAGCGCATTAGAGCCACGTGAGCTTCCGGATATAGACGGCTTGTACATAGGCGGTGGATTTCCCGAGACAAATGCTGTGCCGCTTGCCGAGAATCGGGTCTTCAAGGATTCTCTGGTCCAGGCGGTGCGCCGTGGGCTGCCGGTCTACGCGGAGTGCGGCGGTTTGATGTATCTTTCTCGGAATCTTATTATTGACGAGAAGCTTTATCCGATGGTCGGGGTATTTCCTATAGACACTGTCCTGCATAGAAAGCCTCAGGGGCTGGGTTACGTGCGAGTGGAAGTGACAGGACAGAATCCGTTTTATCCGCGAGGCGTGGAGTTGACCGGACACGAATTTCACTACTCTTCAGTAGGCAACATGGAGCAAGCGGAGTCCGGCTGCGCATTTCGGGTTTTGAGGGGCCGCGGAATGGACGGGATTCGAGACGGGATTTGCGCACATAATGTTTTGGCCACTTACGTCCACATTCATGCGCTCGGGGAACCACTTTGGGCCGAAGGCATAATCAACAGGGCCCTGGAATTCCGTGCCATGCAACCCGGCGCCGCGGAAATGGATTCCTGCACATGA
- the dsrA gene encoding dissimilatory-type sulfite reductase subunit alpha: MAKRNTPMLDELEKGPWPSFVSDIKQQIKGKQVLKEAPEDLLGVLELSYEDKITHWKHGGIVGVFGYGGGVIGRYCDQPQNFPGVAHFHTVRVNQPTAKYYTSEFLRSLCDVWEKHGSGLTNMHGSTGDIVFLGTTTDHLEPLFFDLTHNLNQDLGGSGSNLRTPSACLGKSRCEFACYDSQEACFNMTNEYQDELHRPAFPYKFKFKFDACPNGCVASIARSDMSVIGTWKDDIRIDQAAVKAYVGGELKPNAGAHAGRDWGKFDINKEVIDLCPTNCMSWDGSKLTINNRECTRCMHCLNVMPRALRIGTETGASVLFGAKAPILEGAQMATLTVPFLPMESPFSELKELIEKVWEWWMEEGKNRERLGELIQRKSMQEFLRVIELDPDPRMVLEPRSNPYIFWKEEEVEGGWTRDIVEYRKKHQR, from the coding sequence ATGGCGAAACGCAACACCCCTATGCTTGATGAATTGGAAAAGGGTCCGTGGCCCAGCTTTGTTTCCGATATCAAGCAACAGATCAAGGGGAAACAGGTTTTGAAAGAGGCTCCGGAAGACCTTCTGGGAGTCCTGGAGCTTTCCTATGAGGACAAAATAACTCACTGGAAGCATGGTGGTATCGTAGGCGTATTCGGGTACGGCGGAGGCGTCATCGGTAGATATTGTGACCAGCCCCAGAACTTCCCGGGTGTTGCTCACTTCCACACGGTTCGCGTGAATCAGCCGACGGCCAAATATTACACTTCGGAATTCCTTCGAAGTCTGTGCGACGTGTGGGAAAAACACGGCAGCGGTCTGACCAACATGCACGGCTCGACCGGTGACATCGTTTTCCTCGGCACGACTACCGATCACCTGGAACCGCTCTTTTTCGACCTGACCCATAACCTGAATCAGGATCTTGGCGGCTCGGGCTCAAACCTCCGAACCCCTTCGGCCTGCCTAGGGAAATCCCGGTGTGAATTCGCCTGCTATGACTCGCAGGAAGCCTGCTTCAACATGACCAACGAATATCAGGACGAATTGCACCGGCCTGCATTCCCGTACAAATTCAAATTTAAGTTTGATGCGTGCCCTAACGGATGTGTGGCGTCCATTGCTCGTTCCGACATGTCAGTCATTGGAACCTGGAAAGACGACATTCGCATTGACCAGGCAGCGGTGAAGGCTTATGTAGGCGGAGAGCTGAAGCCCAATGCCGGCGCACATGCCGGAAGAGACTGGGGCAAGTTCGACATTAACAAGGAAGTCATTGATCTGTGTCCCACCAATTGTATGTCCTGGGATGGCAGCAAGTTGACCATAAACAACAGAGAGTGTACCCGTTGCATGCACTGCCTCAACGTTATGCCGCGAGCCCTGAGAATCGGAACGGAAACTGGCGCATCCGTGCTGTTCGGCGCGAAAGCTCCGATCTTGGAAGGCGCTCAGATGGCCACCTTGACCGTTCCCTTCCTGCCCATGGAGTCCCCGTTCTCCGAACTCAAAGAGTTGATCGAGAAAGTGTGGGAATGGTGGATGGAAGAGGGCAAGAACCGCGAGCGGCTCGGCGAGCTTATTCAGCGCAAGAGCATGCAGGAGTTCCTCCGGGTTATCGAACTGGATCCCGACCCCAGAATGGTTCTAGAACCAAGGTCCAACCCGTACATCTTCTGGAAAGAAGAAGAAGTCGAGGGCGGCTGGACCCGCGATATCGTCGAATACCGCAAGAAACACCAGAGATAA